Proteins from a genomic interval of Streptomyces sp. Tu6071:
- a CDS encoding aminopeptidase: MRALLATLVAGTLTAGIASTATAAPPPTALASPGSASAAPATSPGGSPAAPDTRDIKERLLSIPGMSLIEEKPVSGYRYFVLAYRQPVDHRHPSRGSFTQRLTVLHKDTSRPTVMYTSGYNVSTSASRAEPTRLVDGNQVSVEYRYFSPSRPQPADWSKLDIWQAASDQHRLYRALKKVYGRNWLATGGSKGGMTATYYERYYPHDMDGVVAYVAPNDVDNAEDSAYDRFFERVGTKECRDALDAVQREALIRREPLEKKYADQAKAEGWSFGTVGTLDKAYEAVVLDLVWGFWQYSGEADCADVPDARTVSDDDLYAYVDAISGWSFYTDQGLDPYTPYYYQAGTQLGAPSISLPHLKGLTRYGYQPPRNFVPRAIPMRFDRRAIPDVDHWVRHHARHMLFVYGENDPWGAERFRVGPGAKDAYVLTAPGANHGANIAGLATGARELATARVLDWAGVDAGTQAAAPLARLDKAPAEEPRLRP; encoded by the coding sequence CTGAGAGCCCTCCTCGCGACCCTCGTGGCAGGCACCCTCACCGCCGGCATAGCAAGTACGGCCACTGCGGCACCCCCGCCCACCGCCCTCGCGAGCCCCGGGAGCGCGAGCGCCGCCCCCGCGACCTCGCCGGGCGGGAGCCCCGCCGCGCCCGACACGCGCGACATCAAGGAACGTCTCCTCTCGATCCCCGGCATGAGCCTGATCGAGGAGAAACCCGTCAGCGGCTACCGCTACTTCGTGCTCGCCTACCGTCAGCCGGTCGACCACCGCCACCCTTCGCGCGGCAGCTTCACGCAGCGCCTCACCGTCCTGCACAAGGACACGAGCCGCCCCACCGTCATGTACACGAGCGGCTACAACGTCTCGACGAGCGCGAGCCGCGCCGAGCCGACCCGCCTCGTCGACGGCAACCAGGTCTCCGTCGAGTACCGGTACTTCTCGCCGTCCCGCCCGCAGCCCGCCGACTGGTCCAAGCTCGACATCTGGCAGGCCGCGAGCGACCAGCACCGCCTCTACCGGGCGCTCAAGAAGGTCTACGGCCGGAACTGGCTCGCCACGGGCGGCTCGAAGGGCGGCATGACCGCCACGTACTACGAGCGCTACTACCCGCACGACATGGACGGAGTCGTCGCCTACGTCGCGCCCAACGACGTCGACAACGCCGAGGACTCCGCGTACGACCGCTTCTTCGAGCGGGTCGGCACCAAGGAGTGCCGCGACGCGCTCGACGCCGTCCAGCGCGAGGCCCTGATCCGCCGCGAGCCGCTGGAGAAGAAGTACGCGGACCAGGCGAAGGCCGAGGGCTGGTCCTTCGGCACCGTCGGCACGCTCGACAAGGCGTACGAGGCCGTGGTCCTCGACCTCGTGTGGGGCTTCTGGCAGTACTCGGGCGAGGCCGACTGCGCCGACGTGCCCGACGCCAGGACGGTGAGCGACGACGACCTCTACGCGTACGTCGACGCGATCTCCGGCTGGTCCTTCTACACCGACCAGGGGCTCGACCCGTACACGCCGTACTACTACCAGGCCGGTACGCAGCTCGGCGCCCCCAGCATCTCCCTCCCGCACCTCAAGGGCCTGACGCGCTACGGCTACCAGCCGCCGCGCAACTTCGTGCCCCGGGCGATCCCGATGCGCTTCGACCGCCGCGCGATCCCGGACGTCGACCACTGGGTGCGCCACCACGCGCGGCACATGCTCTTCGTCTACGGCGAGAACGACCCCTGGGGCGCGGAGCGCTTCCGGGTCGGCCCGGGGGCGAAGGACGCGTACGTCCTGACCGCGCCCGGCGCCAACCACGGCGCGAACATCGCGGGCCTCGCCACCGGCGCGCGTGAACTCGCCACGGCACGCGTGCTCGACTGGGCGGGCGTGGACGCGGGCACGCAGGCCGCGGCCCCGCTCGCGCGGCTCGACAAGGCCCCGGCGGAGGAGCCGAGGCTCCGGCCGTAG
- a CDS encoding glycoside hydrolase family 3 protein codes for MAQETTSGGLPRRRAVLAAGVFGTAAGALGTRTAWAARPAPAGPARTAFFPPDPLADRRLLSRMTPEEKVGQLFVMRFHGASATAPSAADAKANREDLGLATAAEMIARYHLGGVIYFGWAGNIRSPRQVAALSNEVQRAGLGLRVPVPLLVSIDQEHGAVQRIGPPATQLPGAMGLGAASLGAGGDSAGAREAAALAGRELAALGVRQDWAPDADVNVNPANPVIGVRSFGADPDAVARLVVAQVRGYQEDAGISAAVKHFPGHGDTATDSHVGFPTISHTREQWDTLDAPPFRAAIAAGADVVMTGHLAFPALDPTGDPATLSHPVVTGVLRGELGYEGVVTTDSLRMEGVRTKYGDDRVPVLALRAGVDLLLDPPDLGLAHRSVLAALRSGELTEERIDASVLRVLALKRRRGLLAEPYVDEAAVERRVGTRAHRALADRLAERGTTLVVNDGTLPLRADAGHLLVLGVDPASASGSDGPATRVLARALQAEGFRVTRRTTGTAPDAAARDAAVAAARRAHTVVVATYGLDTDPAQRALLAALVATGVPVVAVALRNPYDAAHLPDGVRALLAAYGWSDVEVSAAARVLTGRARPHGRLPVPVTRADAPERTLYAVGRGLSYE; via the coding sequence ATGGCGCAGGAGACGACGAGCGGGGGGCTGCCCCGGCGGCGGGCCGTGCTCGCGGCCGGGGTGTTCGGGACGGCCGCGGGGGCGCTCGGGACCCGTACGGCGTGGGCGGCGCGGCCCGCGCCCGCCGGTCCGGCCCGTACCGCCTTCTTCCCGCCCGATCCCCTCGCCGACCGGCGTCTCCTCTCCCGGATGACCCCCGAGGAGAAGGTCGGGCAGCTCTTCGTCATGCGCTTCCACGGGGCGTCGGCGACCGCGCCCTCGGCCGCCGACGCGAAGGCGAACCGCGAGGACCTCGGGCTCGCGACGGCCGCCGAGATGATCGCCCGTTACCACCTCGGCGGCGTCATCTACTTCGGCTGGGCGGGCAACATCCGTTCGCCCCGGCAGGTCGCCGCGCTCTCCAACGAGGTCCAGCGTGCCGGGCTCGGGCTGCGCGTCCCCGTACCGCTGCTCGTCTCGATCGACCAGGAGCACGGCGCCGTCCAGCGGATCGGCCCCCCGGCGACGCAACTGCCCGGCGCGATGGGGCTCGGCGCCGCGTCGCTCGGCGCGGGCGGCGACAGCGCGGGCGCGCGCGAGGCAGCCGCGCTCGCGGGGCGGGAACTGGCGGCGCTCGGGGTGCGGCAGGACTGGGCGCCCGACGCGGACGTCAACGTCAATCCCGCGAATCCCGTCATCGGTGTGCGCTCCTTCGGCGCGGACCCGGACGCCGTCGCGCGCCTCGTCGTGGCGCAGGTGCGCGGCTACCAGGAGGACGCCGGGATCTCCGCCGCCGTGAAGCACTTCCCGGGCCACGGCGACACCGCGACCGACTCGCACGTGGGCTTCCCGACCATCTCGCACACGCGCGAGCAGTGGGACACGCTCGACGCGCCCCCGTTCCGCGCCGCGATCGCGGCGGGCGCGGACGTCGTGATGACGGGTCACCTCGCCTTCCCCGCGCTCGACCCGACCGGCGACCCGGCCACGCTCTCGCACCCGGTCGTGACGGGTGTCCTGCGCGGCGAACTCGGCTACGAGGGCGTCGTGACGACCGACTCGCTGCGCATGGAGGGCGTACGGACCAAGTACGGCGACGACCGCGTGCCCGTGCTCGCGCTCCGCGCGGGTGTCGACCTCCTCCTCGACCCGCCCGACCTCGGTCTCGCGCACCGCTCCGTGCTCGCCGCGCTGCGCTCGGGCGAGCTGACCGAGGAGCGGATCGACGCCTCGGTCCTGCGCGTCCTCGCGCTGAAGCGGCGGCGCGGGCTGCTCGCGGAGCCGTACGTGGACGAGGCGGCCGTCGAGCGGCGCGTCGGCACCCGCGCGCACCGCGCCCTCGCCGACCGGCTCGCGGAGCGGGGCACGACCCTCGTCGTCAACGACGGCACGCTGCCGCTGCGCGCCGACGCGGGCCACCTGCTCGTCCTCGGCGTCGATCCGGCCTCGGCCTCGGGCAGCGACGGGCCCGCGACGCGCGTCCTCGCGCGCGCCCTCCAGGCGGAGGGCTTCCGCGTCACGCGCCGCACGACGGGCACCGCGCCCGACGCCGCGGCACGTGACGCGGCCGTCGCCGCCGCGCGCCGCGCGCACACCGTCGTCGTCGCGACGTACGGCCTCGACACCGACCCCGCGCAGCGCGCCCTGCTCGCCGCGCTCGTCGCGACGGGCGTCCCCGTCGTCGCGGTCGCGCTGCGCAACCCGTACGACGCGGCGCACCTGCCCGACGGCGTGCGCGCGCTGCTCGCGGCGTACGGGTGGAGCGACGTGGAGGTGAGCGCGGCGGCACGGGTCCTGACAGGGCGCGCACGGCCGCACGGGCGGCTGCCGGTGCCGGTGACCCGCGCCGACGCGCCGGAGCGGACGCTGTACGCCGTGGGGCGGGGCCTCTCGTACGAGTGA
- a CDS encoding sugar phosphate isomerase/epimerase family protein, translating into MKLAFSTLGVPGMPVPEIVRLAATHGYHGVELRAHPEEPLNLTSTAAERAAAREAFAAGGIEVLGVAGYVKVAEPGEDEPHVTEMRALVELAHDLGAGFVRVFPGGGTEQSGAEADATAERRLGLAAEHAAGLGVRILLETHDSHRTGAAATRVLGTVGHKSTGALWDTMHTWLGGEQPEESYLALAPYLGYVQVKDIASREDTTPLPLGAGVLPLGEVVEVLTREGWDGWLCWEYEKRWYADAADLAPLLGPGAEYLRRLLNEAA; encoded by the coding sequence ATGAAACTGGCGTTCTCCACCCTCGGTGTCCCCGGAATGCCCGTCCCCGAGATCGTGCGGCTCGCCGCCACGCACGGCTACCACGGCGTGGAGCTGCGCGCCCACCCCGAGGAGCCGCTCAACCTCACCAGTACCGCCGCCGAACGCGCCGCCGCGCGCGAGGCGTTCGCCGCCGGGGGGATCGAGGTGCTCGGCGTCGCCGGGTACGTGAAGGTCGCCGAGCCCGGCGAGGACGAGCCGCACGTCACCGAGATGCGCGCCCTCGTCGAACTCGCCCACGACCTCGGCGCGGGCTTCGTCCGGGTCTTCCCCGGCGGGGGTACGGAGCAGAGCGGGGCGGAGGCCGACGCGACCGCCGAGCGGCGGCTCGGGCTCGCCGCCGAGCACGCGGCCGGGCTCGGCGTCCGCATCCTCCTGGAGACCCACGACTCGCACCGCACGGGCGCGGCGGCGACCCGCGTCCTGGGCACGGTCGGGCACAAGTCGACGGGCGCCCTGTGGGACACCATGCACACGTGGCTCGGCGGCGAGCAGCCCGAGGAGTCCTACCTCGCGCTCGCCCCGTACCTCGGATACGTGCAGGTCAAGGACATCGCCTCGCGCGAGGACACGACGCCGCTGCCGCTCGGCGCCGGGGTGCTGCCGCTCGGCGAGGTCGTGGAGGTCCTCACGCGCGAGGGCTGGGACGGGTGGCTGTGCTGGGAGTACGAGAAGCGGTGGTACGCGGACGCCGCCGACCTCGCCCCGCTGCTCGGACCGGGCGCGGAGTACCTGCGGAGGCTGCTGAACGAGGCGGCGTGA
- a CDS encoding LacI family DNA-binding transcriptional regulator, translating to MTVTLSDVASRAGVSPATVSRVLNGNYPVAEGTRERVLRAVDELDYVLNGPASSLAAATSDLVGVLVNDIADPFFGIIASAVQSQIGGPGGRAGGERLAVVCGTGGAPERELTYLTLLQRQRAAAVVLTGGAVEDPAHSAAVADKLRKLGAAGTRVILLGRPPLPEAGPGVTALTFDNRSGARELTAHLLALGHRRIGCVAGPPERTTTRHRLEGHRAVLAEAGIEDLPGATVHGAYDRASGYRAVGELLDRVPDLTAIVAANDTVALGACAALRERGLRVPEDVSVTGFDDLPFSADALPALTTVRLPLQATGARAGRIATGRDAAPAGGEELVGGELVVRGSTGAAK from the coding sequence ATGACCGTGACGCTCTCGGATGTGGCTTCCCGCGCGGGGGTGTCGCCCGCGACCGTCTCCCGGGTGCTCAACGGCAACTACCCCGTCGCCGAGGGCACCCGGGAGCGGGTGCTGCGGGCCGTGGACGAACTGGACTACGTGCTCAACGGGCCCGCGAGTTCGCTCGCCGCCGCGACCTCGGACCTCGTCGGGGTGCTCGTCAACGACATCGCCGACCCCTTCTTCGGCATCATCGCGAGCGCGGTGCAGTCCCAGATCGGCGGGCCCGGGGGGCGCGCGGGCGGGGAACGGCTCGCGGTCGTGTGCGGGACGGGGGGTGCCCCGGAGCGCGAACTCACGTACCTGACGCTGCTCCAGCGCCAGCGCGCCGCCGCCGTCGTGCTCACCGGGGGCGCGGTCGAGGATCCCGCGCACAGCGCGGCCGTCGCCGACAAGCTGCGCAAGCTCGGGGCCGCGGGGACGCGCGTGATCCTCCTGGGACGCCCTCCGCTGCCCGAGGCGGGGCCCGGGGTCACCGCGCTGACCTTCGACAACCGTTCGGGAGCGCGGGAGTTGACCGCGCACCTCCTCGCGCTCGGGCACCGCCGCATCGGCTGCGTCGCGGGCCCGCCCGAGCGCACGACGACGCGGCACCGCCTCGAAGGCCACCGGGCGGTGCTCGCCGAGGCGGGGATCGAGGACCTGCCGGGCGCGACCGTGCACGGGGCGTACGACAGAGCGTCCGGCTACCGCGCGGTGGGGGAACTCCTGGACCGCGTACCTGACTTGACGGCGATCGTCGCGGCGAACGACACCGTGGCGCTCGGCGCGTGCGCGGCGCTGCGCGAGCGGGGGCTGCGGGTGCCCGAGGACGTGTCCGTGACGGGCTTCGACGACCTGCCCTTCAGCGCGGACGCGCTCCCGGCGCTCACGACGGTGCGGTTGCCGCTCCAGGCGACGGGGGCGCGGGCCGGACGCATCGCGACGGGCCGCGACGCGGCGCCCGCGGGCGGCGAGGAACTGGTGGGCGGCGAGCTGGTGGTACGGGGGTCGACGGGGGCGGCGAAGTAG
- a CDS encoding Gfo/Idh/MocA family protein, with product MERKTVHIAMNGVTGRMGHRQHLVRSILALREQGGLDLGDGTVLWPEPVLLGRREHALRALAEQHGLTRWSTDLDAVLADPAIDIYFDAQVTSAREEALKKAIAAGKHIYTEKPTATGLDGALDLARRAEAAGIRHGVVQDKLFLPGLLKLKRLIDGGFFGRILSVRGEFGYWVFEGDWQEAQRPSWNYRTEDGGGIVTDMFPHWEYVLHELFGRVRSVQALTATHLPERWDEHGKPYEATADDAAYGIFQLEGGAVAQINSSWAVRVNRDELVEFQVDGTEGSAVAGLRKCRVQHRSSTPKPVWNPDLPATEVFREQWQEVPDNGEFDNGFKAQWELFLRHVYADAPYHWDLLAGARGVQLAELGLRSSAEGRRVDVPEITL from the coding sequence GTGGAACGCAAGACGGTGCACATCGCCATGAACGGTGTGACGGGGCGGATGGGCCACCGCCAGCACCTCGTCCGCTCGATCCTCGCGCTGCGCGAGCAGGGCGGGCTCGACCTCGGCGACGGGACGGTCCTGTGGCCCGAACCCGTCCTCCTCGGCCGCCGCGAGCACGCCCTGCGCGCCCTCGCCGAGCAGCACGGACTGACCCGCTGGTCGACCGACCTCGACGCGGTGCTCGCCGATCCGGCGATCGACATCTACTTCGACGCGCAGGTCACCTCGGCGCGCGAGGAGGCCCTCAAGAAGGCCATCGCGGCGGGCAAGCACATCTACACCGAGAAGCCCACGGCGACCGGTCTCGACGGCGCGCTCGACCTCGCCCGCCGCGCCGAGGCGGCCGGCATCAGGCACGGCGTCGTGCAGGACAAGCTCTTCCTGCCGGGCCTGCTCAAGCTCAAGCGCCTCATCGACGGCGGCTTCTTCGGCCGCATCCTGTCCGTGCGCGGCGAGTTCGGCTACTGGGTCTTCGAGGGCGACTGGCAGGAGGCGCAGCGCCCGAGCTGGAACTACCGCACGGAGGACGGCGGCGGCATCGTCACCGACATGTTCCCCCACTGGGAGTACGTGCTCCACGAGCTGTTCGGCCGCGTCCGCAGCGTCCAGGCGCTCACCGCGACCCACCTGCCCGAGCGCTGGGACGAGCACGGCAAGCCGTACGAGGCGACGGCCGACGACGCCGCGTACGGGATCTTCCAGCTCGAAGGCGGCGCCGTCGCGCAGATCAACTCCTCGTGGGCGGTGCGCGTCAACCGCGACGAACTCGTCGAGTTCCAGGTCGACGGGACCGAGGGCTCGGCGGTCGCGGGGCTGCGCAAGTGCCGTGTCCAGCACCGCTCCTCGACCCCGAAGCCGGTGTGGAACCCGGACCTGCCCGCGACGGAGGTCTTCCGCGAGCAGTGGCAGGAGGTCCCGGACAACGGCGAGTTCGACAACGGCTTCAAGGCGCAGTGGGAGCTGTTCCTGCGCCACGTCTACGCGGACGCCCCCTACCACTGGGATCTCCTCGCGGGCGCGCGCGGCGTCCAGCTCGCCGAGCTGGGCCTCAGGTCCTCGGCCGAGGGCCGCCGCGTCGACGTACCGGAGATCACGCTGTGA
- a CDS encoding dihydrodipicolinate synthase family protein encodes MTLRLPSPDGSLRPYEPGPAPAPGVHAGGPLTSRTVFSAAHVVADPYADVSADDPAAVDWDATLAFRRHLWQQGLGVAEAMDTAQRGMGLDWPNAAELIRRSAAEARAVGGRIAAGAGTDQLASGTLDEIRAAYEEQLALVEDAGAQAILMASRALAAAARGPEDYLTLYGHLLRQAREPVILHWLGPMFDPALAGYWGSADLDAATETFLQVIAAHPDKVDGIKISLLDADREIAVRRRLPAGVRCYTGDDFNYPELIAGDAQGFSHALLGIFDPLAPLASRAVRALDTGDVRGFREVLDPTVELSRHLFQRPTRFYKTGVVFLAWLAGHQEHFAMVGGHQSSRSLPHLARAYELADGLGLFPDPERAARRMRALLDVYGVPR; translated from the coding sequence GTGACGCTCCGACTCCCCTCCCCGGACGGCTCCTTGCGGCCGTACGAGCCCGGACCCGCGCCCGCGCCGGGCGTGCACGCGGGCGGCCCGCTCACCTCCCGCACGGTCTTCTCCGCCGCGCACGTCGTCGCGGACCCGTACGCGGACGTCAGCGCCGACGACCCGGCGGCCGTCGACTGGGACGCGACGCTCGCCTTCCGCCGCCACCTGTGGCAGCAGGGCCTCGGTGTCGCCGAGGCGATGGACACGGCGCAGCGCGGGATGGGCCTGGACTGGCCCAACGCGGCCGAGCTGATCCGCCGTTCGGCCGCCGAGGCGCGCGCCGTCGGCGGGCGGATCGCCGCCGGGGCGGGCACGGACCAGCTCGCTTCGGGCACGCTCGACGAGATCCGCGCGGCGTACGAGGAGCAGTTGGCGCTCGTCGAGGACGCGGGCGCGCAGGCGATCCTCATGGCCTCGCGCGCCCTCGCGGCGGCGGCGCGGGGCCCCGAGGACTACCTCACGTTGTACGGGCACCTGCTGCGCCAGGCCCGCGAGCCGGTGATCCTGCACTGGCTCGGCCCCATGTTCGACCCGGCGCTCGCGGGCTACTGGGGCTCGGCGGACCTGGACGCGGCGACGGAGACGTTCCTCCAGGTCATCGCGGCGCACCCGGACAAGGTCGACGGCATCAAGATCTCGCTGCTCGACGCGGACCGCGAGATCGCCGTGCGCCGTCGCCTCCCGGCCGGGGTCCGCTGCTACACGGGCGACGACTTCAACTACCCGGAGCTCATCGCGGGCGACGCGCAGGGCTTCAGCCACGCCCTGCTGGGCATCTTCGACCCCCTCGCCCCGCTCGCCTCGCGCGCGGTCCGCGCCCTGGACACGGGAGACGTGCGCGGCTTCCGTGAAGTCCTGGACCCGACGGTGGAGTTGTCCCGCCATCTCTTCCAGCGGCCGACGCGCTTCTACAAGACGGGCGTCGTGTTCCTCGCGTGGCTCGCGGGCCATCAGGAGCACTTCGCGATGGTCGGGGGCCACCAGTCCTCGCGCTCGCTGCCGCACCTCGCCCGCGCCTACGAACTCGCGGACGGGCTCGGCCTGTTCCCCGACCCGGAGCGCGCCGCGCGGCGGATGCGCGCGCTCCTCGACGTGTACGGAGTGCCCCGGTGA
- a CDS encoding sugar phosphate isomerase/epimerase family protein translates to MTAHARFSINQQTVKQLPLPELVGACADLGVRNVGLWREPVQAYGLEASAALVRDAGLTVTTLCRGGFLTASEPGARKAALADNRRAIDEAAALGTRVLVLVSGGLPDGERDLRAARERVADALAELAPYAGRSGVRLAIEPLHPMFASDRCVVSTLAQALDLAERFPAEQVGVCVDTYHVWWDDQAPAALDRAGAGGRIATFQLADWITPLPAGVLNGRGQLGDGAIDLAWWRERADANGYDGPIEVELFNDELWAGDGRKLLATTAERFARYV, encoded by the coding sequence GTGACAGCGCACGCGCGGTTCAGCATCAACCAGCAGACGGTGAAGCAGCTCCCCCTCCCCGAACTCGTCGGTGCCTGCGCCGATCTGGGGGTGCGGAACGTCGGCCTGTGGCGGGAGCCCGTACAGGCGTACGGCCTGGAGGCGAGCGCGGCGCTCGTGCGCGACGCGGGCCTCACGGTCACGACCTTGTGCCGGGGCGGATTCCTCACGGCAAGTGAACCGGGGGCCCGGAAGGCCGCGTTGGCCGACAACCGCAGGGCGATCGACGAGGCGGCGGCCCTCGGCACGCGGGTCCTCGTCCTCGTCTCGGGCGGACTCCCGGACGGCGAGCGCGACTTGCGGGCGGCCCGCGAACGCGTGGCCGACGCGCTCGCCGAACTGGCGCCGTACGCGGGCCGGTCGGGCGTCCGGCTCGCGATCGAGCCGCTGCACCCGATGTTCGCCTCGGACCGCTGCGTCGTCTCGACGCTCGCGCAGGCACTCGACCTCGCCGAGCGCTTCCCGGCCGAGCAGGTCGGCGTCTGCGTCGACACGTACCACGTCTGGTGGGACGACCAGGCCCCCGCCGCCCTGGACCGCGCGGGCGCGGGAGGCCGCATCGCGACCTTCCAGCTCGCCGACTGGATCACCCCCCTCCCCGCCGGGGTCCTCAACGGCAGGGGCCAGCTCGGGGACGGCGCAATCGACCTGGCGTGGTGGCGCGAGCGCGCCGACGCGAACGGCTACGACGGCCCGATCGAGGTCGAGCTGTTCAACGACGAGCTGTGGGCGGGGGACGGCAGGAAGCTCCTCGCGACGACGGCGGAACGCTTCGCGCGCTACGTGTGA
- a CDS encoding ATP-dependent RecD-like DNA helicase yields MAPSTPGDQARATASPLAVLEATLERITFASEENGFTVARVDTGRGGGDLLTVVGALLGAQPGEALRMRGRWGSHPRHGKQFVVENYTTVLPATIQGIRRYLGSGLVKGIGPVFADRVTRHFGTDTLDVIEHEPKRLIEVKGLGPKRVAKIIAAWEEQKAIKEVMVFLQSVEVSTSIAVRIYKKYGDDSIEVVKAEPYRLAADVWGIGFLTADRIARAVGIPEDSPERVKAGLQYALSQATDQGHCYLPEERLISDAVKLLGVDTGLVIECLGELAEDPEGVVRERLTDPDGQPVTGVYLVPFHRAELSLAGQVRRLLTAPEDRLAGFQDVDWGPALGWLARKTGTTLAPEQEAAVRLALTRKVAVLTGGPGCGKSFTVRSVVELARARRAKVVLAAPTGRAAKRLAELTGAEASTVHRLLELKPGGDAAYDRDRPLDADLVVVDEASMLDLLLANKLVKAVAPGAHLLLVGDVDQLPSVGAGEVLRDLLSEGGPVPAVRLTRIFRQARESGVVTNAHRINEGQHPVTQGLKDFFLFVEEDTEAAGRLTVDVVARRIPARFGLDPRTDVQVLAPMHRGPAGAGTLNALLQQALTPPGPRTEEKRFGGRVFRVGDKVTQIRNNYEKGENGVFNGTVGVVTGLDTVEQRLTVRTDEDEDVVYEFDELDELAHAYAMTIHRSQGSEYPAVVVPVTTSAWTMLQRNLLYTAVTRAKRLVVLVGSRRALGQAIRTVSAGRRHTGLAGRLRAPEVPGQRAAGPGQRGAGGGAGAESPASHSSR; encoded by the coding sequence ATGGCCCCCAGCACTCCCGGTGACCAGGCCCGCGCCACCGCATCGCCGCTCGCCGTCCTCGAAGCGACGCTCGAACGCATCACCTTCGCCAGCGAGGAGAACGGCTTCACCGTCGCCCGCGTCGACACGGGCCGCGGTGGCGGTGATCTGCTCACCGTCGTCGGGGCCCTGCTCGGCGCGCAGCCGGGGGAGGCGTTGCGGATGCGGGGGCGGTGGGGCTCGCACCCGAGGCACGGGAAGCAGTTCGTCGTCGAGAACTACACGACCGTCCTGCCCGCCACGATCCAGGGCATCCGGCGGTATCTCGGCTCCGGGCTCGTGAAGGGCATCGGGCCCGTCTTCGCCGACCGGGTCACGCGCCACTTCGGCACGGACACGCTCGACGTCATCGAGCACGAGCCGAAGCGGCTCATCGAGGTGAAGGGGCTCGGGCCCAAGCGCGTCGCGAAGATCATCGCGGCGTGGGAGGAGCAGAAGGCGATCAAGGAGGTCATGGTCTTCCTCCAGAGCGTCGAGGTGTCCACGTCGATCGCCGTCCGCATCTACAAGAAGTACGGGGACGACTCGATCGAGGTCGTGAAGGCGGAGCCGTACCGGCTCGCCGCCGACGTCTGGGGCATCGGCTTCCTCACGGCCGACCGCATCGCCCGCGCGGTCGGCATCCCGGAGGACAGCCCGGAGCGCGTCAAGGCGGGGCTCCAGTACGCGCTGTCGCAGGCGACGGACCAGGGCCACTGCTACCTTCCCGAGGAACGTCTCATCAGCGACGCGGTGAAGCTCCTCGGCGTCGACACGGGGCTTGTGATCGAGTGTCTGGGCGAGCTGGCGGAGGACCCGGAAGGGGTCGTGCGGGAGCGGCTGACGGACCCGGACGGGCAGCCGGTGACCGGCGTGTACCTCGTCCCCTTCCACCGCGCCGAACTCTCCCTCGCGGGCCAGGTCCGCCGCCTGCTCACCGCGCCGGAGGACCGGCTCGCGGGCTTCCAGGACGTGGACTGGGGGCCGGCGCTCGGGTGGCTCGCGCGGAAGACCGGCACCACGCTCGCCCCGGAGCAGGAGGCCGCCGTGCGGCTCGCGCTGACCCGCAAGGTCGCGGTCCTCACCGGAGGCCCCGGCTGCGGGAAGTCGTTCACGGTGCGCTCCGTGGTCGAACTGGCCCGCGCGCGGCGGGCGAAGGTCGTGCTCGCGGCGCCGACGGGACGCGCGGCGAAGCGGCTCGCGGAGCTGACGGGCGCGGAGGCGTCCACGGTGCACCGGCTGCTCGAACTCAAGCCGGGCGGGGACGCGGCGTACGACAGGGACCGGCCGCTCGACGCGGACCTCGTCGTCGTGGACGAGGCGTCGATGCTGGACCTGCTGCTCGCGAACAAGCTGGTCAAGGCGGTCGCGCCGGGCGCGCACCTGCTGCTCGTGGGGGACGTGGACCAGCTCCCCTCGGTCGGCGCGGGCGAGGTGCTGCGGGACCTGCTGAGCGAGGGCGGCCCCGTCCCCGCCGTCCGCCTGACGCGGATCTTCCGGCAGGCGCGGGAGTCGGGCGTCGTGACGAACGCGCACCGCATCAACGAGGGGCAGCACCCGGTGACGCAGGGGCTGAAGGACTTCTTCCTCTTCGTCGAGGAGGACACGGAGGCGGCGGGGCGCCTGACGGTGGACGTCGTGGCGCGCCGCATCCCCGCGCGCTTCGGCCTCGATCCCCGTACCGACGTGCAGGTCCTCGCGCCGATGCACCGGGGCCCGGCGGGCGCGGGCACGCTCAACGCGCTGCTCCAGCAGGCGCTGACGCCGCCGGGGCCGCGCACGGAGGAGAAGCGCTTCGGCGGGCGGGTCTTCCGCGTGGGCGACAAGGTCACGCAGATCCGCAACAACTACGAGAAGGGCGAGAACGGCGTCTTCAACGGCACGGTCGGCGTCGTGACCGGTCTCGACACCGTGGAGCAGCGGCTGACGGTCCGTACGGACGAGGACGAGGACGTGGTCTACGAGTTCGACGAGCTGGACGAACTCGCGCACGCCTACGCGATGACGATCCACCGCTCGCAGGGCAGCGAGTACCCCGCCGTCGTCGTCCCGGTCACGACGAGCGCGTGGACGATGCTGCAACGCAACCTGCTGTATACGGCCGTCACGCGCGCGAAACGTCTCGTGGTCCTCGTCGGCTCCCGCCGCGCCCTCGGCCAAGCGATCCGCACGGTCTCGGCCGGCCGCCGCCACACGGGCCTCGCGGGCCGCCTCCGCGCCCCGGAGGTCCCCGGGCAGCGCGCGGCGGGCCCCGGGCAGCGCGGGGCGGGCGGGGGAGCGGGTGCCGAATCTCCCGCGTCTCACTCTTCCCGGTGA